Proteins encoded within one genomic window of Homo sapiens chromosome 21, GRCh38.p14 Primary Assembly:
- the KCNE2 gene encoding potassium voltage-gated channel subfamily E member 2 has protein sequence MSTLSNFTQTLEDVFRRIFITYMDNWRQNTTAEQEALQAKVDAENFYYVILYLMVMIGMFSFIIVAILVSTVKSKRREHSNDPYHQYIVEDWQEKYKSQILNLEESKATIHENIGAAGFKMSP, from the coding sequence ATGTCTACTTTATCCAATTTCACACAGACGCTGGAAGACGTCTTCCGAAGGATTTTTATTACTTATATGGACAATTGGCGCCAGAACACAACAGCTGAGCAAGAGGCCCTCCAAGCCAAAGTTGATGCTGAGAACTTCTACTATGTCATCCTGTACCTCATGGTGATGATTGGAATGTTCTCTTTCATCATCGTGGCCATCCTGGTGAGCACTGTGAAATCCAAGAGACGGGAACACTCCAATGACCCCTACCACCAGTACATTGTAGAGGACTGGCAGGAAAAGTACAAGAGCCAAATCTTGAATCTAGAAGAATCGAAGGCCACCATCCATGAGAACATTGGTGCGGCTGGGTTCAAAATGTCCCCCTGA